The Spirochaetota bacterium genome has a segment encoding these proteins:
- the dnaA gene encoding chromosomal replication initiator protein DnaA — protein MDNEIWNKVLTTIKPDINKQSFEMWLKDTKPLSISENTINIEVPDEVAKRHISDNYSSIIRSALKETTGRNLSCQFVSNNNSHSSADNIEQTLDRNIEIKNNAEYTSSMLYPQYTFNNFVVGPNNQLAHAAAVSVSRSPASQYNPLFIYGETGLGKTHLLQAIAHSILNIKSYLRILYLPFEQFINEFIQAIRTNTITSFKINYRNVDVLLIDDIQFIEKKEQTQEEFFHTFNTLYNNKKQIVISSDRPPKELSTLEERLRTRFEWGLITDIQAPNLETREAILRNKAEKEGIDIPDEVLNYIARRIKSNIRALEAALTRLNMVSALSNDPINIHHAKTHLRQLFDDDSDKKITIPTIMAKVSEKMNITIDDLKSKSRHSRIVLPRFVAIYLSRRLTNLTTTEIGKEFGDRDHSTIINAMNNIEKIKEEDEDIKEIIEDMISELKC, from the coding sequence ATGGATAACGAGATATGGAATAAGGTATTAACAACTATTAAACCAGATATAAACAAACAATCATTTGAAATGTGGCTTAAGGACACAAAACCCCTATCCATCTCTGAAAATACCATTAATATTGAGGTGCCTGATGAAGTAGCAAAACGACATATATCAGATAACTACTCATCTATAATTAGATCTGCCCTAAAGGAAACTACAGGCAGAAATTTATCCTGCCAATTTGTTTCTAACAATAATTCTCATTCCTCTGCTGATAATATTGAACAAACACTAGATAGAAATATTGAAATTAAAAATAATGCTGAATATACATCTTCCATGCTATATCCCCAATATACATTTAACAACTTTGTTGTTGGCCCAAACAATCAGCTTGCTCATGCAGCTGCTGTCTCTGTTTCCAGGTCTCCTGCATCACAATACAATCCTCTTTTTATATATGGAGAAACAGGTCTTGGTAAAACCCACCTGTTACAGGCAATAGCACACTCAATATTGAATATAAAATCATATCTGAGGATTTTATATTTGCCATTTGAACAGTTTATCAACGAATTTATTCAAGCAATCAGAACTAATACAATAACCAGCTTTAAAATTAATTATAGAAATGTGGATGTTCTGCTTATAGATGATATCCAATTTATTGAAAAAAAGGAGCAAACACAGGAAGAGTTCTTTCATACTTTCAATACACTTTATAATAATAAAAAACAGATAGTCATCTCAAGCGACAGACCCCCGAAGGAGCTTTCTACCCTTGAGGAGAGACTTAGAACAAGGTTTGAATGGGGACTAATAACTGATATTCAGGCGCCAAACCTAGAAACTAGAGAGGCTATACTAAGAAATAAGGCTGAAAAAGAGGGGATAGATATACCAGATGAAGTGCTTAATTATATAGCCAGGAGAATAAAATCAAATATTAGAGCTCTTGAAGCCGCCCTTACCAGACTAAATATGGTATCAGCGTTGAGCAATGATCCAATCAATATACATCATGCGAAGACCCATTTAAGACAACTCTTTGATGATGATTCAGATAAAAAAATTACTATCCCCACAATAATGGCAAAGGTCTCTGAGAAGATGAATATAACCATTGATGATCTAAAATCAAAAAGCAGACATAGCAGAATAGTGCTACCACGATTCGTAGCAATTTATCTATCAAGAAGACTTACAAACCTGACAACTACTGAAATAGGCAAGGAATTTGGTGACAGAGATCACTCAACTATAATAAATGCCATGAATAATATTGAAAAAATTAAAGAAGAGGATGAAGATATAAAAGAGATAATAGAAGATATGATCTCTGAATTGAAGTGTTAA